In Glycine max cultivar Williams 82 chromosome 10, Glycine_max_v4.0, whole genome shotgun sequence, the DNA window CTTGTCAGTTTGATCAAGAAAGGGTATTAATATGCCCCTCAAGGTAGATTTGATTGGCAAGGATGTTTAGTAGTACGTAAATTTCCTCACTTTGAGGATGGCTATTGTCTCCAACTAAAAATTCATGACTCATACCATCCACCCTTATGATGCTAGAACCTGGAGCCTTGCTTATTCCTTTTTGCTTCATCAGTCTCCTAACACTTCTCACTTCAGCCCATTTCTTGTTAGTTGCATACAGATTAGAAAGAAGCACATATATTCCACTATCTTGGAATTCAACATTCGGAAGTGATTTCAACATTTCTTGGGTGAATCCAACATTCCCATACGTATTGCGGGAACTCAAAAGAGCTCCTAGGATCTGCACATCAGGGGGCATAGGCATTGTCTTTATTAACTCCACAGCTTCCCCTACCAGTCCAGCCCTGCAGAGCAAATCAACCATGCATCCATAGTGTTCTAAACAGGGAGAGAGGTTGTAGAGAGGACTTGTCATCTCATTGAAATACTTGCGGCCTTCATCAACCAAACCATTATGGCAGCAAGCTGTAAAAACAGCTAGAAATGTCACCTCATTAGGCCTTGTGCCAGACTCAACCAAATCTTCAAATTGTTTCAATGCTTCCTTCCCGTATCCATTTATTGCTAGACCACCTATATAGGCATTCCAAGTGCGGATATTCTTAGAAGGCATTCCATTGAAGATACGCTGTGCCATATCTATGCAACCACATTTTGCATACATGTCAACCAATGTCGTTCCTATATGAACATCCCACTTGATACGGTGGCAATCAATGTATTCATGGACCCATCTGCCACAATCAAGAAGCCCAAGACTGGCACAAGCAGAAAGCACACTAGTCAGTATAACCCCATCAGGCTCAAAACCTGAGGCCTGCATTTGACTGAACAAGTCCAGTGATTCCCTGGGAGACTGGCACTGCACTAATCCGCCTATCATACTAGTCCATGAAATAATATCCTTTTCAGGCATCTCATCAAACATTTTTCTTGCATCAGTCACAGAGTCACACTTCATATACATATCCAACACAGCATTGCATACCACCAACTCCTCCCCATACAGACATTTGAAAACCAACCCATGAATTCCCTTCCCCAGATTTAAACGACCCAATTTCCCACAGGCTCCAAGTATGCTAACAAAGGTTCCCACATTAGGCTCCACATTCATTCTCAAAAACAACGAAATGGCCTCATTAAACAACCCAGTCTTCACATACCCAGATATCAAACCAGTCCAAGAGACCACATCTCTCACAAGCATGTCCTCAAACACCTTGCCAGCACCAACATTGTCCCCACAAATGCTATAAACATGGACAAGAGTGTTTTGCACATAAATATCACACCACAATCCAGT includes these proteins:
- the LOC100815155 gene encoding pentatricopeptide repeat-containing protein At4g38010, producing MNKAGQSLKWVLLDLIHKCNDLRSFKQIHAHLLTSALVTNDLVVTKAANFLGKHITDVHYPCNFLKQFDWSLSSFPCNLLISGYASGQLPWLAILIYRWTVRNGFVPDVYTFPAVLKSCAKFSGIGEVRQFHSVSVKTGLWCDIYVQNTLVHVYSICGDNVGAGKVFEDMLVRDVVSWTGLISGYVKTGLFNEAISLFLRMNVEPNVGTFVSILGACGKLGRLNLGKGIHGLVFKCLYGEELVVCNAVLDMYMKCDSVTDARKMFDEMPEKDIISWTSMIGGLVQCQSPRESLDLFSQMQASGFEPDGVILTSVLSACASLGLLDCGRWVHEYIDCHRIKWDVHIGTTLVDMYAKCGCIDMAQRIFNGMPSKNIRTWNAYIGGLAINGYGKEALKQFEDLVESGTRPNEVTFLAVFTACCHNGLVDEGRKYFNEMTSPLYNLSPCLEHYGCMVDLLCRAGLVGEAVELIKTMPMPPDVQILGALLSSRNTYGNVGFTQEMLKSLPNVEFQDSGIYVLLSNLYATNKKWAEVRSVRRLMKQKGISKAPGSSIIRVDGMSHEFLVGDNSHPQSEEIYVLLNILANQIYLEGHINTLS